The Candidatus Methylomirabilota bacterium genome contains a region encoding:
- a CDS encoding alpha-ketoacid dehydrogenase subunit beta — MTDLTYADALNAALQEEMARDDRVYLIGEDIGAGLPFGVTRGLRERFGGGRVLDAPISEAAIVGSAVGAAMTGMRPVVDMHFADFVTCAMDEVVNQLAKTRYMFGGQCAFPLTLRMPYGIGKSAGGHHSNSVEAWFLNTPGLKLCIPSTPADAKGLLKTAIRDDDPVLVFEPRGLYRLSGPVPDGEYLTPLGRAEIKRPGRDATVIATARMVHLALEAASWLAGEGIEVEVVDPRSLVPLDRETLVGSVARTHRVVIAEEGPRRGGVGGHLAWVIMEDAFDELDAPIERVASADVPVPFAPVLEAAVSPRVDAIVAAVRRTLGLAP; from the coding sequence ATGACCGACCTGACATATGCCGACGCCCTCAACGCGGCCCTCCAGGAAGAGATGGCCCGCGACGATCGCGTCTACCTCATCGGCGAGGACATCGGGGCCGGCCTGCCGTTCGGTGTCACCCGGGGGCTCCGGGAGCGGTTCGGTGGCGGGCGGGTCCTCGACGCCCCGATCTCGGAGGCCGCCATCGTCGGGTCGGCGGTGGGAGCCGCGATGACGGGGATGCGCCCGGTCGTCGACATGCACTTCGCCGACTTCGTGACGTGCGCGATGGACGAGGTCGTGAACCAGCTCGCGAAGACGCGGTACATGTTCGGCGGGCAGTGTGCCTTTCCGCTGACGCTCCGGATGCCCTACGGCATCGGGAAGTCGGCCGGCGGTCACCACTCGAACTCGGTCGAGGCCTGGTTTCTCAACACTCCCGGGCTCAAGCTCTGCATCCCCTCGACCCCGGCCGACGCCAAGGGGCTCCTGAAGACCGCCATCCGGGACGACGACCCCGTGCTGGTGTTCGAGCCGCGCGGCCTCTACCGTCTGAGCGGGCCGGTGCCGGACGGCGAGTACCTCACCCCCCTCGGCCGGGCCGAGATCAAGCGCCCGGGCCGGGATGCGACCGTCATCGCGACCGCCCGGATGGTGCACCTGGCCCTCGAGGCGGCCTCATGGCTGGCGGGTGAAGGCATCGAGGTGGAGGTCGTGGACCCCCGGAGCCTGGTGCCACTCGACCGCGAGACGCTCGTCGGCTCGGTCGCCCGAACCCACCGGGTCGTCATCGCCGAGGAGGGCCCGCGGCGGGGTGGGGTGGGCGGCCACCTGGCCTGGGTCATCATGGAGGACGCCTTCGACGAGCTCGATGCCCCCATCGAGCGGGTAGCCTCGGCCGACGTGCCCGTCCCCTTCGCTCCCGTCCTGGAGGCCGCCGTCAGCCCCCGGGTCGATGCCATCGTGGCCGCCGTCCGCCGGACGCTCGGCCTCGCTCCCTGA
- a CDS encoding DctP family TRAP transporter solute-binding subunit: protein MRRIVVLMLAVTAVVVALGPVPPVGGAAYKAEFKMSLVVNDQSPWGQAAIRFADLVKERTQGRMTVKNYFAGQLFAGKQTNEFLLLHQGVADFAMGSTINWSPQVKELNLFALPFLFPSYKAVDAVEAGEPGKRLFRLIEDKGVVPLAWGENGFRELTNSKRAVKRPEDLEGLKVRVVGSPIFIEIFRALGANPVNMNWGEAQTAFQQGTVDGQENPIASVIIPYKLWQVHKHITFWEYAIDPVILAASGETWKSLSPEDRDIVRKVGDEVMAWEKKAAREGLEGAMTALDTLKKSGMEVIQLTPEQLKAFRDKTRPVYDKWTAEIGAELVRSTEKIVEGAK from the coding sequence ATGCGCCGAATCGTGGTGCTCATGCTCGCGGTCACGGCGGTCGTGGTCGCCCTCGGGCCGGTCCCGCCTGTCGGCGGCGCCGCTTACAAGGCCGAGTTCAAGATGTCGCTGGTCGTCAACGACCAGAGCCCCTGGGGTCAGGCGGCGATCAGGTTCGCCGATCTCGTGAAGGAACGCACCCAGGGGCGCATGACCGTGAAGAACTACTTCGCCGGCCAGCTCTTCGCCGGCAAGCAGACCAACGAGTTCTTGCTCCTCCACCAGGGCGTCGCCGACTTCGCCATGGGGTCGACGATCAACTGGTCGCCCCAGGTGAAAGAGCTGAACCTCTTCGCCCTGCCGTTCCTGTTCCCGAGCTACAAGGCCGTCGACGCCGTGGAGGCCGGGGAACCCGGGAAGCGCCTGTTCAGGCTGATCGAGGACAAGGGCGTCGTCCCCCTCGCCTGGGGAGAAAACGGCTTCCGGGAGCTCACGAACAGCAAGCGCGCGGTCAAGCGGCCCGAGGACCTCGAAGGCCTGAAGGTCCGCGTGGTCGGCTCGCCGATCTTCATCGAGATCTTCCGGGCGCTCGGGGCCAATCCGGTCAACATGAACTGGGGCGAGGCCCAGACGGCGTTCCAGCAGGGGACGGTGGACGGCCAGGAGAACCCGATCGCCTCGGTCATCATCCCCTACAAGCTCTGGCAGGTGCACAAGCACATCACCTTCTGGGAGTACGCCATCGACCCCGTGATCCTGGCCGCCAGCGGGGAAACCTGGAAGAGCCTGAGCCCCGAGGACCGCGACATCGTCCGGAAGGTCGGGGACGAGGTCATGGCCTGGGAGAAGAAGGCCGCCCGGGAGGGCCTGGAGGGGGCCATGACCGCGCTCGACACCCTCAAGAAGAGCGGGATGGAGGTGATCCAGCTCACCCCGGAGCAGCTCAAGGCGTTCCGGGACAAGACCCGCCCCGTCTACGACAAGTGGACGGCGGAGATCGGCGCAGAGCTGGTCCGGAGCACGGAGAAGATCGTCGAGGGCGCGAAGTAG